A section of the Candidatus Limnocylindrales bacterium genome encodes:
- the ahcY gene encoding adenosylhomocysteinase, which produces MEFDIKDINLAEKGKLRIEWAEQSMPVLRLIRERFAKEQPLKGLNLSACLHITTETANLLITLKAGGAHVVACASNPLSTQDDVAASLVKHEEIPVFAIKGEDNQTYYRHIHKALDHKPHMTLDDGADLVSTIHSQRKDLVSNIIGGTEETTTGVIRLTSMARDGVLAYPIIAVNDAQTKHLFDNRYGTGQSTMDGIIRATNVLLAGKNVVVCGYGWCGRGVALRAHGLGAKVIITEVDPIKALEAVMDGYQVMPIAEAAKVGDIFITLTGDVKVIRKEHFEQMKNGAIICNSGHFNVELDIKGLEELSTGKRKVRDFVEEYKLKNGKKIFLLGEGRLVNLAAAEGHPADVMDMSFANQALSAEYLVKNAGSLKKQVYKIPEDIDREIARLKLNSMGVEIDHLTPEQERYLSSWTEGT; this is translated from the coding sequence ATGGAATTTGACATCAAGGATATTAATCTTGCAGAGAAAGGCAAATTGAGAATTGAATGGGCAGAGCAAAGTATGCCGGTTTTAAGGCTCATCCGGGAGCGCTTCGCAAAGGAACAACCCCTTAAGGGACTAAATCTTTCCGCGTGCCTTCATATTACCACCGAAACGGCCAATTTATTAATAACCCTTAAGGCCGGGGGAGCTCATGTGGTTGCCTGTGCATCCAATCCCCTGAGCACGCAGGATGATGTGGCAGCTTCTTTGGTAAAGCATGAAGAAATTCCCGTCTTTGCCATCAAAGGTGAAGATAATCAAACCTATTACCGTCATATTCATAAAGCACTGGATCACAAACCCCATATGACCCTGGATGATGGAGCCGATCTGGTATCTACCATTCATTCTCAACGAAAAGATTTAGTTTCTAATATTATCGGAGGTACAGAGGAAACGACCACCGGAGTTATTCGGTTAACTAGCATGGCCCGAGATGGCGTCCTGGCCTATCCGATTATCGCAGTCAACGATGCTCAGACCAAGCACCTCTTTGATAATCGTTACGGGACAGGACAAAGTACCATGGACGGCATCATTCGAGCTACAAATGTCCTTTTGGCCGGTAAAAATGTCGTGGTTTGTGGATATGGCTGGTGTGGACGTGGAGTAGCTCTGAGGGCTCATGGCTTAGGAGCCAAGGTCATTATCACAGAGGTAGATCCCATTAAGGCCTTGGAAGCTGTGATGGATGGTTACCAGGTTATGCCCATTGCTGAAGCCGCCAAGGTAGGAGATATTTTTATCACCCTAACCGGAGATGTGAAGGTCATTCGAAAAGAGCACTTCGAGCAAATGAAGAATGGAGCCATTATCTGTAACTCCGGTCACTTTAATGTAGAGCTGGACATTAAAGGACTCGAAGAACTCTCCACAGGAAAGAGGAAGGTTCGTGACTTTGTAGAGGAATATAAACTTAAGAACGGAAAAAAGATTTTCTTACTGGGAGAAGGGCGATTAGTCAATCTGGCAGCGGCTGAAGGACATCCTGCCGATGTAATGGACATGAGCTTTGCCAATCAGGCCCTTTCAGCAGAATATTTGGTAAAAAATGCCGGATCGCTTAAAAAGCAGGTTTATAAAATTCCCGAGGACATCGATCGCGAAATTGCCCGACTTAAATTAAACTCCATGGGGGTCGAGATCGATCACCTGACCCCGGAACAGGAAAGGTACCTTTCTTCCTGGACAGAAGGAACATAA
- the metK gene encoding methionine adenosyltransferase, with amino-acid sequence MERKDYLFTSESVTEGHPDKIADQISDAVLDAILAEDPMGRVACETIVTTGIAFVAGEITTKCYVDIPKIVRNTIKDVGYTRAKYGFDYETCAVVTAIDEQSPDIAMGVDPGGAGDQGLMFGYATDETEELMPTPIMIAHKLTMRLAEVRKKDILPYIRPDGKSQVTIEYIDGKPVRVDTVVISAQHSPDVDIKTLREDIIEKVVEPVLPKELFNPYNIKYHINPTGRFVVGGPHGDTGLTGRKIIVDTYGGVGSHGGGAFSGKDPSKVDRSASYMARHIAKNIVAAGLAKKCEIQIAYAIGIADPVSIMIDTQGTGILPNSELKRIVREIFDLTPKGIINYLDLRRPIYKKTAAYGHFGRNEPEFTWEKTNRVEDLRAAAGL; translated from the coding sequence ATGGAACGTAAAGACTATCTTTTTACGTCGGAGTCAGTAACTGAAGGACATCCAGATAAAATAGCCGATCAAATTTCAGACGCCGTACTTGATGCGATTCTGGCCGAAGATCCTATGGGTCGGGTAGCTTGTGAGACGATTGTAACCACAGGAATTGCCTTTGTGGCAGGAGAAATTACCACCAAATGTTATGTGGACATCCCTAAAATCGTTCGAAATACCATTAAAGATGTGGGATATACACGGGCCAAATATGGATTTGATTATGAGACTTGCGCGGTAGTTACGGCCATTGATGAGCAATCTCCGGATATTGCCATGGGGGTAGATCCTGGAGGAGCCGGGGATCAGGGTTTAATGTTTGGATATGCCACCGACGAAACCGAAGAACTGATGCCCACACCCATTATGATAGCTCATAAGCTGACCATGAGATTGGCTGAGGTTCGTAAGAAAGATATCCTGCCCTATATCCGTCCGGATGGTAAATCCCAGGTAACCATTGAATATATAGATGGGAAACCTGTAAGGGTTGATACCGTAGTTATTTCTGCTCAGCATAGTCCGGATGTGGATATCAAGACCCTCCGGGAAGACATTATCGAAAAAGTCGTAGAACCCGTTCTTCCCAAAGAGCTGTTCAATCCTTATAACATCAAATACCATATCAATCCCACAGGTCGCTTTGTGGTAGGAGGACCCCACGGAGATACCGGCCTTACCGGTAGAAAAATTATTGTCGATACCTATGGTGGCGTAGGGAGCCACGGTGGAGGCGCTTTTTCCGGAAAAGATCCTTCTAAAGTAGATCGTTCGGCTTCTTATATGGCCCGGCATATTGCAAAAAATATTGTGGCTGCCGGTCTTGCTAAGAAATGCGAAATCCAGATTGCCTATGCCATTGGCATTGCAGATCCGGTTTCTATTATGATAGATACCCAAGGTACAGGTATTCTACCCAATAGTGAGCTTAAACGTATCGTCCGGGAAATTTTTGATTTAACTCCTAAAGGAATTATTAACTATCTTGATCTTCGAAGACCTATTTATAAAAAGACCGCTGCTTATGGACACTTTGGCCGAAATGAGCCGGAATTTACCTGGGAAAAAACCAATCGTGTAGAGGACCTCAGAGCAGCCGCCGGTCTTTAA
- a CDS encoding FmdB family zinc ribbon protein: MPIYEYRCNSCGRKSTFFIRNIHNPGKLECQKCGSEDLRRLFSRFATLRSEEARLEALADPSRLSGLDENDPASIARWMKKMGKEMGEEVGDDFDQMVEEAVESGELTPDPRESDAEDL, encoded by the coding sequence ATGCCTATTTACGAATATCGCTGTAATTCATGTGGAAGAAAAAGTACGTTTTTCATTCGAAATATCCACAATCCAGGTAAACTGGAGTGCCAAAAATGTGGAAGCGAAGACCTCAGACGTCTTTTCTCCAGGTTTGCTACCCTCAGATCCGAAGAAGCCCGATTGGAGGCCCTGGCCGATCCGAGTCGTTTAAGTGGATTAGATGAAAATGATCCTGCAAGCATTGCCCGTTGGATGAAGAAGATGGGGAAAGAAATGGGCGAAGAGGTGGGAGATGATTTTGATCAGATGGTTGAGGAGGCCGTTGAATCCGGGGAGTTAACTCCAGATCCCAGGGAAAGTGATGCGGAAGACTTATAA
- a CDS encoding HEAT repeat domain-containing protein — MTRSIVELLSSKDIEIRKKAIFALGELKNKKAVKALVQVAIQETHSEVKILALEALIKIGGMQALEAMILSIEDIHPLVRATAVKGIGLLGSSKEIPLVTSKLKDKDKMVRAEAVEALHRIGGEKVNQVLNPLLEDPDSRVRVNTIIALHQVGSQEALETLKNMVQDNKGDMRAGAAYVIGKIASNNMIDILADLLNDRDPRVRQNAIEALRNLESERKLELVMRTLGDENPEIQEIAAEIFQEYRNLPVEEIFSYFKNLNKIAQRNLIEIVGKWKNPQALPFFKEIFSREEEDFLRLSIIEAMSELGNDEAVDALVDILRQKGEPLRMNVAEVLRKMASPRVVEKLLDLLRDKSVDGFGRILAAEILEYIGDIYISKAPVKLWKEQAVQLENQPHQIIPLLKKVLKAELEMLLQNLITEETLKSLKDPEITEPIIQYLEEENDQIKQKVFKTFETLDDGEPLVEIIKKLKKADRQERLALLDAMERMDRELTKLILPFLNLPDPYIIKANMARLLRQQGQQIEIRNLENLSHSPDERISQSAVLVLFRVASWNLRTGKWHAA; from the coding sequence ATGACAAGAAGCATCGTTGAGTTGCTTTCGAGTAAAGATATTGAAATAAGGAAAAAGGCTATTTTTGCTTTAGGTGAACTTAAAAATAAAAAAGCCGTAAAGGCGTTGGTCCAGGTTGCCATTCAAGAAACCCATTCAGAGGTTAAAATTTTGGCTTTGGAGGCTCTCATTAAAATTGGAGGCATGCAGGCACTGGAAGCGATGATTTTGTCTATAGAAGATATTCATCCTTTAGTTAGAGCAACCGCCGTCAAAGGAATAGGATTATTAGGAAGCTCCAAGGAAATTCCCCTTGTGACCTCAAAACTCAAGGATAAAGACAAAATGGTTCGTGCGGAGGCTGTAGAGGCCCTTCATCGGATTGGAGGGGAAAAAGTCAATCAAGTCTTAAACCCTCTCCTGGAAGATCCGGATAGTCGGGTGAGAGTTAATACCATTATTGCTTTACATCAAGTTGGAAGCCAGGAAGCCCTGGAAACCTTGAAAAATATGGTTCAGGATAACAAAGGGGACATGCGAGCAGGGGCGGCTTATGTAATCGGAAAGATTGCCTCCAATAACATGATCGATATCCTGGCCGATCTCCTCAACGATCGAGACCCACGGGTTCGTCAGAATGCCATTGAAGCCCTGCGAAATCTAGAGAGTGAACGAAAGCTGGAATTGGTGATGAGAACTTTAGGGGATGAAAATCCGGAGATTCAGGAAATTGCTGCCGAAATCTTTCAAGAATATCGCAACCTTCCTGTAGAGGAGATCTTTTCTTATTTTAAGAATTTAAACAAAATAGCCCAACGAAATCTCATTGAGATTGTAGGTAAATGGAAAAATCCCCAGGCACTTCCCTTCTTCAAGGAGATTTTTAGCCGGGAAGAGGAGGACTTTCTTCGCCTCAGTATTATCGAGGCGATGAGTGAGTTGGGTAACGATGAAGCCGTCGATGCTCTGGTGGATATACTCCGACAAAAGGGAGAACCGTTGCGGATGAACGTAGCAGAGGTTTTGAGAAAAATGGCCTCGCCTCGAGTAGTTGAAAAGCTCCTGGATCTACTTCGGGATAAGTCGGTGGATGGATTTGGGAGGATTCTGGCAGCCGAAATTCTGGAATACATAGGGGATATTTATATCTCTAAGGCTCCTGTGAAATTGTGGAAGGAACAGGCCGTTCAACTTGAAAATCAACCCCATCAGATCATCCCGCTTCTCAAAAAGGTTTTAAAAGCCGAATTAGAAATGCTCCTGCAGAATTTGATTACCGAGGAAACTCTGAAATCCTTAAAAGATCCGGAGATCACGGAACCGATTATTCAGTATCTTGAAGAGGAAAATGATCAAATTAAACAAAAGGTTTTTAAAACCTTCGAAACTTTAGACGATGGGGAACCTCTGGTAGAAATTATTAAAAAGTTGAAAAAAGCCGACCGGCAAGAACGCCTTGCTTTGTTGGATGCCATGGAAAGAATGGATCGGGAGCTGACAAAACTGATTCTTCCCTTTTTAAACTTACCGGATCCTTATATTATAAAAGCCAATATGGCCAGGTTGTTAAGGCAACAGGGTCAACAAATTGAAATTAGAAACCTGGAAAACCTCTCCCACAGCCCCGATGAGAGGATCAGTCAAAGTGCTGTGCTGGTTCTGTTTCGGGTAGCCAGTTGGAATCTACGAACCGGAAAGTGGCATGCGGCGTAA
- a CDS encoding AMP-binding protein: MIKYNTMYFNPEIECAEREILIQHQFTRLRRLLREIYQKNPFYTRKLQEAGIVPEDLSSLESLSHLPFTTKSELSQDQEDHPPYGTNLTYPLKEYVRYHQTSGTTGKPLRILDTRESWEWWIKCWNYIYRAAGVGWGDRVFFGFSFGPFIGFWSAFDGAQSIGCLGISGGGLDSLQRLKLMLETQATVLVCTPSYALRLASIAEENGIDIAKSSIRITIHAGEPGASIPATKKKIEMAWGAKCFDHAGATEVGAFGYECSVQPGGIHLNEGEFIAEVIDPSTGKALPAGRKGELVITNLGRWGTPVIRYRTGDLVELNEDPCECGRRFARMMGGILGRVDDMITVRGVNIFPSAIENIIRQFHQVEEFSAEIYREKEMEELHLKLEIKGSEEEKKQIQEKVFQTLRAQLNLRTHITLAEPGSLPRFEMKARRFKIIN, encoded by the coding sequence TTGATAAAGTATAATACCATGTACTTCAATCCAGAGATAGAGTGTGCTGAACGAGAGATTCTAATCCAGCATCAATTCACAAGGTTAAGAAGGCTTCTGAGGGAGATTTACCAAAAAAACCCTTTCTATACACGAAAGCTTCAAGAAGCCGGGATCGTCCCTGAGGATTTAAGCAGTCTGGAATCTCTCTCTCATCTTCCCTTTACCACTAAAAGTGAATTATCCCAGGATCAAGAAGACCATCCACCCTATGGAACCAACCTGACTTATCCTTTGAAGGAATATGTTCGCTACCATCAGACTTCTGGTACAACCGGAAAGCCGCTTCGAATCCTGGATACCCGGGAAAGTTGGGAGTGGTGGATTAAATGTTGGAATTACATTTATCGGGCTGCGGGGGTCGGGTGGGGCGATAGGGTTTTTTTCGGATTTTCCTTTGGACCTTTTATCGGTTTCTGGAGTGCCTTTGATGGAGCCCAATCCATAGGGTGTTTGGGAATTTCGGGGGGTGGACTGGATTCTCTGCAAAGGCTTAAACTGATGCTGGAAACCCAGGCAACCGTTTTAGTATGTACCCCGAGCTATGCCCTCCGATTAGCCAGTATTGCCGAGGAAAACGGAATCGATATTGCTAAATCTTCCATTCGGATTACCATTCATGCCGGTGAGCCGGGAGCCAGTATTCCGGCCACGAAAAAAAAGATTGAAATGGCCTGGGGAGCCAAGTGTTTCGATCATGCCGGGGCAACGGAAGTGGGAGCTTTCGGGTATGAATGCAGCGTTCAACCCGGCGGCATTCATCTCAATGAAGGAGAATTTATCGCCGAAGTCATCGATCCCAGTACCGGGAAAGCTCTCCCGGCAGGTAGAAAAGGAGAATTGGTCATAACCAATCTGGGCCGGTGGGGAACCCCGGTGATTCGTTATAGAACGGGAGATCTGGTGGAATTAAATGAAGATCCTTGTGAATGTGGTCGAAGATTTGCGCGCATGATGGGAGGGATTCTGGGCCGGGTGGATGATATGATTACCGTTCGGGGAGTGAATATTTTCCCCAGCGCCATTGAGAATATTATCCGTCAGTTCCATCAAGTTGAGGAGTTCAGTGCAGAAATTTACCGGGAAAAAGAGATGGAAGAACTTCATCTGAAGTTAGAAATTAAAGGAAGTGAGGAAGAAAAAAAGCAAATTCAGGAAAAAGTTTTTCAAACCCTGCGTGCCCAATTGAATTTGAGAACGCACATTACACTGGCCGAACCGGGTAGCCTCCCCCGGTTTGAAATGAAAGCCAGACGATTTAAAATTATAAACTAA